A window of the Haloquadratum walsbyi C23 genome harbors these coding sequences:
- a CDS encoding glycosyltransferase has translation MLGWGFPPNVSGGLDTHVGELFDGMRARDVDIELVLPAEYAPEDREGIIGVPTGDGDIITRVGRMSETFATRAADADIVHTHDWFGYGPGSRATANAEVEWVTTFHSLSADRNLDPPTREVETERRLANRADHLIAVSELTATDVQSQYGGDPRVIYNGFSTCETTDRDFKAELNISGSMLFFVGRHTNQKGISHLVYAMDQLRRDDVTLVIGGSGHLTDQLKRFAELLNVEDSIEWVGYVPEKELGDYYAAADLFISPSLSEPFGITITEALSAGTHVVATESGVNEVLPDDCVVEVAAESQSIARGIERGLTLEGSPEYDPVTWDEVVDETLALYDSII, from the coding sequence ATGCTTGGATGGGGGTTTCCGCCGAATGTGAGCGGCGGGTTAGACACACATGTGGGTGAGCTATTCGATGGAATGCGCGCCCGAGATGTCGATATCGAGTTAGTGCTCCCAGCGGAGTATGCTCCAGAAGATCGTGAGGGTATTATTGGCGTCCCAACCGGCGATGGTGACATCATCACGCGAGTCGGACGAATGAGTGAGACCTTCGCAACGCGTGCAGCAGATGCTGATATTGTGCACACGCATGATTGGTTTGGGTATGGTCCTGGCTCTCGGGCAACAGCAAATGCCGAGGTTGAGTGGGTGACAACGTTCCATTCGCTATCCGCTGATCGAAATCTCGACCCACCAACACGAGAGGTTGAAACTGAACGTCGGCTTGCAAACCGTGCAGACCATCTCATTGCTGTCAGTGAACTCACCGCAACTGATGTTCAATCACAGTATGGGGGCGATCCAAGAGTAATTTATAATGGATTTTCGACGTGTGAGACAACTGATCGCGACTTCAAAGCTGAACTTAATATCAGCGGGTCAATGCTATTTTTTGTTGGGCGACACACGAATCAGAAAGGAATCTCACATCTTGTATATGCGATGGATCAACTCCGGCGTGATGATGTGACACTTGTCATTGGCGGTTCTGGTCATCTTACTGACCAGCTTAAACGATTTGCGGAATTACTTAATGTTGAGGACTCAATTGAGTGGGTTGGATACGTGCCCGAGAAAGAACTTGGTGATTATTATGCTGCTGCGGATTTATTTATTTCTCCATCATTGTCAGAGCCATTTGGAATTACAATCACAGAAGCACTTTCAGCTGGCACTCACGTCGTTGCGACTGAAAGCGGTGTGAATGAAGTCCTTCCAGATGACTGCGTCGTTGAGGTTGCAGCTGAATCACAATCGATCGCGAGAGGCATTGAACGTGGATTGACGCTCGAGGGCAGCCCAGAGTATGACCCTGTGACCTGGGATGAGGTGGTTGATGAAACGCTCGCGCTTTATGATTCAATCATATAA
- a CDS encoding 2,5-diamino-6-(ribosylamino)-4(3H)-pyrimidinone 5'-phosphate reductase: MHVVVNAAISIDGKLSTRRREQVAISGERDFERVSELRANNDAILVGIGTVLADDPHLVVEGSYRKRRQDQGLIPTPHRIIIDSRARTPTDAEVLDDEAPTYIIVSESAPTSRQADLEVEGANVIIAGRDRVSMPAALSALADSGMSSIMVEGGGEIIFSLFEANLVDELSVYVGSMLIGGRDAPTLADGNGFIDDPTQLQLTSVKQIDDGVLLQYDVEATASTYDSID, from the coding sequence GTGCACGTCGTCGTTAATGCTGCGATCAGTATCGATGGAAAGTTGTCAACGCGCCGCCGCGAACAGGTTGCAATTAGCGGCGAGCGTGATTTTGAACGAGTCAGTGAACTTCGGGCTAATAATGATGCTATCCTTGTTGGGATCGGGACCGTCCTCGCAGATGATCCACATCTTGTCGTTGAGGGGTCATACCGGAAACGTCGTCAAGATCAAGGACTCATCCCAACACCGCATCGTATCATTATTGATTCACGAGCGCGGACGCCAACCGATGCGGAAGTCCTTGATGATGAAGCACCGACATATATTATTGTCAGTGAGTCAGCACCCACCTCCCGGCAAGCAGATCTTGAAGTTGAAGGAGCGAATGTTATTATTGCTGGACGAGACCGTGTCTCAATGCCAGCTGCATTATCAGCACTCGCTGACAGCGGAATGAGTTCAATAATGGTTGAAGGCGGTGGTGAAATTATCTTTTCATTATTTGAGGCTAACCTTGTCGATGAACTCTCAGTATATGTCGGCTCCATGCTTATCGGTGGACGGGATGCACCCACATTAGCCGATGGTAATGGCTTTATCGATGACCCCACACAGTTGCAGTTGACATCTGTCAAGCAGATTGATGA